The Bifidobacteriaceae bacterium genome contains the following window.
CCGTGGACGCGGAGGACGTGGAGACGGGTCTGCGCCACGTCAACAACGACTCCTGTTACCCCGCCATCATGGTGGTTGGGCAATTGGTGGCGGAGTTCACGTCCGGCCGGGCCGTTCCGGAGTCGACATCCGTGCTGATCACCCAAACGGGCGGCATGTGCCGGGCGACCAACTACGTGGGCCTGCTGCGCAAGGCGCTGGCGGAGGCCGGCTACCCCGAAGTCGCGGTGATAGCGATGTCCACGCAGGGCCTGGAGCGAAACCCGGGCTTCAAGCTCTCGCTCGGGCTGATGCACCGTTGCATGCAGGCGATTGTGCTGGGTGACCTGCTCCAGTCGGCGGTGCTGGCCGTCCGGCCGTATGAGGCGGTGCCCGGTTCGACAATGGAGTTGTACCACCGGCTCGACTCGGCCGGGCGGCGGCTGCTCAGTCGCGGCGCGCTTGGCTACGCGCGCCTCGTCAGGCGGATCGTCCGCGAATTCGACAACCTGGAGACGGTGGCGGGAGAGCGGCGGCTGCCGGTCGGCATCGTCGGCGAAATCCTGGTGAAGTTCCACCCCGACGCGAACAACCAGGTGGTGGACGTGGTGGAGGCGGAGGGGTTCGAGGCGCGGCTGCCGGGGTTGATGGAGTTCGTGCTGAACGGGATGTACACGGTCGAATGGAACTACCGGACGCTGGGCACCGGGCGCAAAACGCTGCGCCTGAAGCAGTTTGTGCGCTGGCTGCTTGAACGCTACCGCGACCCCGCCAAATGGGCGCTGGCCAGGGCGCGGACCGGCTTCCCGAAGCCCGGCGACATGTCAGCCATGGCGCGCCAGGCCAGCGAAATCTGCTCCCTGGGGAACCAGGCCGGGGAAGGCTGGCTGCTCACCGCGGAGATTCTGGAGTTGATCGAATCCGGCGTCAAGTCGATCATCTGCGCGCAACCGTTCGCCTGCCTCCCCAACCACGTGACCGGCAAGGGCATGTTCCGGGAGATCATGCGCCGCCATCCGGGCGTCAACATTGTGACCATCGAATACGATCCGGGGGCCAGCCCCGTCAACCAACTCAACCGCATCAAGCTGCTGCTGGCGGCGGCCAAACTGGCGGCCGCGGAGGAGGCGGCGGGTGCGGGTCCGGCTGCGGGCACAGGTCAGGCCGGCGGCGCGGCCGCGACGCCTTCGACTCCGCTGGCCGTTCCGCCGCCGCTCGGCGAGCCGGCCGACCGCGTCCCGGCGGCCGAAGTTGTTGGACTGTAATCCAACTCCCCCGCGTTTGGCCAAACGAGTTGGAACGTACTCCAACTTCTTGCCGATTTCGGCCGCGAGTTGGAATACACTCCAACTTTTCGCCAGATGAGCGCCCGAGTTGGAGCGTGTTCCAACTCGTTTCGCCCCGTGCCAGGGTCAACAAACTCAAATGCACGGCATCGCTCGCCAAGGGCTCCGGCGCGTCGCCCGGACCGCCGCGAGCGTGCCGAACGTCCCCCGGACCGGCGGGGCAGGATGACTAGCGTCAGTGGTGTCCCATTCCGTCCACAAGGAGGCAAACCATGTCCAATCCACCAACCAAGGTTGTCCTGTACGGGAGCGGGTTGATGGGCGCCATCATCATCCGCTACCTGCTTGAGAAGGGGTTCGAGTTGATCGGGGTGATCGACAACAACCCGAAGCTGATCGGCCAGGACGCGGGCCAGCTCGCCGGCCTGGGCCGCGACCTTGGCGTGACCGTGTCGGATGACGCGGAGGAGGTCCTCTCACGCGGCGGCGACGTCGCCATTCTGACCCTGCTCAGTTTGATGAGCGACATGGAGCCGTTCTTCGCGGCCTGCGCGCGCCACGGCGTCAACGCGATCTCCACCTGCGAGGAGGCGTTCTACCCGCGCACCACCTCGCCGGAGATCACGGCCCGGCTGGATCGGCTCGCCAAGGACCACGGGGTCACGCTGACCGGATCCGGCTACCAGGACGTGTACTGGGGCAACCTCGCCACGGTGGTCGCGGGCTCCACCCAGCGGGTCACCGCCATGGAGGGGTTTAGCTCCTACAACGTTGACGACTACGGGATCGCGTTGGCGCAGGTCCACGGCGTGGGGCTGACCGCCGAGGAGTTCCAGCGCGACATCGCGGACGCCAACGTGCCCTCCTTCGCCATGAACGTGCCCGGCTGGATCGCCTCCCAAATGGGGCTCGACATCACGGAGATCACCCAGGAGTTGATGCCGGAATTCGTCACCGAGCCGCTCGAGTCCTCCACCCTGGGCCGGACCATCCAGCCCGGCCAGGCCGCCGGCATGACCGCCAAGGCGACGGCCCGCACCCGCCAGGGGATCGACATCGTCATGAGCGTGCAGGGCAGGGTTTACGGCCCGGGCGAGGTGGACCACAACGACTGGGTGATCCACGGCGAGCCGACCACCCGCGTGAAGATCGCCGAGCCGGCCACCGTCGAGTTGACCTGCGCCACCATTGTCAACCGCCTCCCGCAGGTGATCGCCGCCGAGCCGGGCTTCACAACTCTGGAAAAGCTCCGCCCCGCCCCGTACCTGCTGCCGGTCATTTAGCGGCCGCGCTCGCGTTTCCGCCAAGCCGGCTGGACGTTGCCCTGTGCCGTCCGGCCGGCTTGGCATGCCACCCCGGGCCTCCGGGCCCAAGACCGCCGCGCCGAGGGCACGCGGGCGAACGGCAAGGCGCACGTGTGAGTGACAACTGAGTGACAAAACGGTACTGTGGCTTGGGAGGTGCACCGTGGAATACTTGACAGTTCGCGATCTGCGAAGCGAGCCGGGCCGGGCTTGGAAGAGGCTGGCCGAGGAGGGGATGGCGGTGGTGACGAATCACGGTCGCCCGCAGGCGCTGATGATCGACGTGGACGGCGCCACTCTGGGCCAGACTCTGGAGGCCGTGCGCATGGGCCGAGCCATGCAAGCTTTGGCGGCAATGCGCGAGCAGGCGGCGGCGGCTGGGCTGGACGGACTTTCGATGGAGGAGATAGACGCCGAAATCGCGGCGGCGCGCGCGGAACGCCATGCCCGCTAGGCGGGTGGTGCTTGACGCCAACATCCTGGTCTCCGCGCTATTGACGCCCCTCGGCCCCCCTGGCCGCGTCCTTGAATTGGCGCTGGTAGGCGAGGTCGTCATGTATTACGACTCGCGAATCATGGCCGAGTACCGCGAGGTCCTGGGCCGCCCCAAGTATCCTTTCAGCTCAGCCCAAATCGCAGCATTGCTGGACCAGCTTCAGGCGGTTGGCGTGCCCACCATCGGCGCCCCGTCAGTCCGGCTACCTGACCCGGATGACGCCCCATTCGCGGAAGTCGCCGAGCAAGCTCAAGCGTGG
Protein-coding sequences here:
- a CDS encoding dihydrodipicolinate reductase produces the protein MSNPPTKVVLYGSGLMGAIIIRYLLEKGFELIGVIDNNPKLIGQDAGQLAGLGRDLGVTVSDDAEEVLSRGGDVAILTLLSLMSDMEPFFAACARHGVNAISTCEEAFYPRTTSPEITARLDRLAKDHGVTLTGSGYQDVYWGNLATVVAGSTQRVTAMEGFSSYNVDDYGIALAQVHGVGLTAEEFQRDIADANVPSFAMNVPGWIASQMGLDITEITQELMPEFVTEPLESSTLGRTIQPGQAAGMTAKATARTRQGIDIVMSVQGRVYGPGEVDHNDWVIHGEPTTRVKIAEPATVELTCATIVNRLPQVIAAEPGFTTLEKLRPAPYLLPVI
- a CDS encoding putative toxin-antitoxin system toxin component, PIN family, which translates into the protein MPARRVVLDANILVSALLTPLGPPGRVLELALVGEVVMYYDSRIMAEYREVLGRPKYPFSSAQIAALLDQLQAVGVPTIGAPSVRLPDPDDAPFAEVAEQAQAWLVTGNLRHYPGLRCAIGPASFLAAEQTRAAAPPEAHGRPQMVPPPGITHTRGAGQSSP